Proteins found in one Hoplias malabaricus isolate fHopMal1 chromosome 17, fHopMal1.hap1, whole genome shotgun sequence genomic segment:
- the hbegfa gene encoding heparin-binding EGF-like growth factor a: MKLSAVIRLTLVVVASTLVSSASIDKYESENPAPATVIHLLRTSESQNEKKPVEDSKQVDYTPEEGDDEYYYDDEEEEDEYELSGDFRMPKVAFSSKPKDPSTVLSAERTEVNENKGKGQKKGKGKGKKRNPCLRKYKNFCIHGTCQYLRKIGPSCVCNTGYSGERCHSFSLPVWTRNEGYNRTTALAVVAVVLSSLCLTIIGLLLALRFHKRGTYDVENEEKVKLEVAPHH; the protein is encoded by the exons ATGAAGCTGTCTGCTGTGATTCGTCTTACCCTTGTTGTCG TTGCCTCCACACTGGTCAGCAGTGCATCCATAGACAAGTATGAGAGTGAAAATCCAGCACCGGCCACAGTCATTCACCTGTTACGTACATCTGAGTCGCAGAACGAGAAGAAACCTGTAGAGGACAGCAAGCAGGTGGACTACACACCAGAAGAGGGAGATGACGAATACTACTAcgatgatgaggaggaggaagatgaaTATGAGTTGTCTGGAGATTTTAGGATGCCCAAAG TCGCATTCTCCAGTAAACCCAAAGATCCAAGTACTGTCCTGAGTGCAGAGAGGACTGAAGTCAACGAAAATAAAGGGAAAGGGCAGAAGAAGGGAAAGGGCAAAGGAAAGAAGAGGAatccatgtctgaggaaatatAAGAACTTCTGCATTCACGGCACATGCCAGTACCTGAGGAAGATCGGCCCTTCGTGCGT ATGTAATACAGGTTACTCCGGAGAGAGATGTCACTCTTTCTCACTGCCAGTTTGGACTCGTAATGAAGGTTACAACAGGACGACAGCTCTGGCTGTAGTGGCTGTGGTGCTGTCATCTCTGTGTCTCACCATCATTGGTCTCCTCTTGGCTCTCAG GTTTCACAAGCGAGGCACGTATGATGTAgagaatgaggaaaaggtgaAGCTCGAGGTCGCCCCACACCACTAA